GAACAAAATGGATCCCCGTGGAATGCCATATCATAGCTTTCATGAAAAGAACCACTGGATGATAAGGTCTCCAGTACCCATCCCAATTAGTTGACCCAGAAGGACAGCAAAGCTAATAAGTAGTCCATGAGAATGGACTCTCCCTGTCCTTCTCCTGCCATCAGGGTGACCAAAACTTTGTGTGCCAAATCCCAgtctgaaatggatccagataatCAGTGTCATCCAACTGATGCTTGAGTTGCCTGATCTACTGTATTTGTGTTCCTCgtccaaaaatggaaaatttgCAGCTGATTGGTAGCTGGAGAAGTTGTGAGGGCTTTAAAAGCCTTATTTAGTAGTGGCCACAACCACCCCCTCTTAAAAGTAAcaagtgaggaagggaaagggtcaAGTAAACATGTGGCAGATTGTTGAGCAACGATCCCCTTGAAGTTTTGACTCTCCTGTGCAGAACTTTCCCTTGCGTACCTCTAACCTTTCTGTGAACTTTTGTTCCTCCTGTGCAGAAGAGCCTctacaacaaaaaacaaccattTTACAATAATCAAACCAAACACTAAATTGTGGGACCATTTCATTCCTTCACGGGTAAATACTTCCGACGGAAACTTTAGGTACAGGGCTCTGCACAAATGCTCTCTTATCATGTGATAAATGAACAAACAACACTGAAGGGTGTAACATTGCTCCAGACCATAGCAGAATGAATAACTGCATTAATCATTTAAGAAAACTGACCCAATGCCCCCTTCTCTAAAGCTGTTCCTCTCCTATTTGGAGAACAAGGAGAAAAACAACCTTCCATCTCCTTTCCATCTCCTATCTCTCTCCTTTACCAAATATCTCCCCTCAGGACGAGTGGATATACATCAGGCGAAGCGTACGGAATTGCTCTGTAAAGTGCACTGGCCTTATCCAACTCTTTTCACCGCTGGCAAGGCAGGCCTTTCTTCCCACTCCGCTTAAAATTCCATCCCATCTCCACacaaggctgatgggagatggaaagAGAAAAGAATTCTGCTCTACTTAACTGTGGTTTTCAGGGTTTGGTTTTGGCTTTTGAAGAAAAGACGATTGCTCACTTGGATACACAGTGGGAATTTTGCTGAGCGCTCACTGAAGACGGCGGACTTAGTTTAGTGAGTGCTGCCAACTGGAGGCAATCCAATGGGTCGGGAGTCTCGCAAATTTGATTTCAGCCACACAGGGCCTGACAGAGGGCCAGGTAGAAGATTCTGGAGAGATCCTAGCCTCTCCAGAAGACTAATCCAAGGTCTTCATCAACTTTCAGTGCCTGCTTAGCAGAGAACCCTGTATGAAGAAACAGACAGTAGTCAGATTTAGTTGGACGTACAACCTGTGCTGTCTGTCaaagcagggccggtgctagggttttttgcgccctaggcgagatcaccttctggcgccccccccccccccgccaattgaaggaaggaaggatgagagagagtgacaaggaaggaaggggtgaaagagagggaggagtgagggagggaggggaaagagagagggggaaggaagcttgCTCTTGCGAGAGGCGGTGGCAGGATGAGTGCCCCAGAAGGAGCGCTTTCGGGGCGCTGATCGCGTCGCCACCTCTCGTAGGGGCAACCGCATCTCCCTTCTCCCAGGCTCTCTCtggggtgggcagagggaaaGCGGCTCAGACGGAGCCCTCCCTCGCCGCTTGCCCCAAAGCAGTGGGGCTAGGCAGGAGCTAAGCGTCTCCTGCACAGCCCTGCTGCTCCAAAGCAAACTGCCAGGGAGGTAAACGGAGCCCTCCTTCAAGGCTTTGAAGCAGCGAAGCTGGGCAGGAACATCTCCTGCTCAGCCCCGCTGCTCCAAAGCAAGCCGCgagagagggaaacagagccCTCCCTCGCAGTTCGCCCCAAAACAGCGGTGCTGGGCTGGAGCTAagcggctgctgcccagccccactgctctgcagctggcggcggaggggggcagagaagcccgTTTTTGGGGCTGCTtgccactgcctcttgtggagggggcggagaagcccgttttcgggctgctcccccctcccccagcaccatgCCACttgcggagggggcggagaagcccgtttttgggctgctcccccctcccccgccactctgccgcttgcggagggggcggagaagcccgattttgtgGCAGCAGGGAGcggcggggcaggctggccagtgccccctccattttggcgccctaggcaattgcctagttcgcctaaatggacgcactgGCCCTGTGTCAAGGCCAGGGACAGACCAATGTATGCTGGCTAAAGGAACTTGAAAATTATCTGCGACTGGTGCCTTCTCTGCCTCCCTCACAcctgccactttcccctcttCGCAACAAGGGAAGGTATTGAATATTCAGACCCGCCTTCCTCTTATTTGCATTTTGATTTCTCGCTTTTTTGCTTCCCCTcccattttctctttccctctggCCTCTCCTCACCTACATGAAATTAGGCTGAGGGGCACAAGTGTTCCTCGTGCTGCTCCAGAGCTAGTTGAAAGACGAAGGTTCCCTTCTTTCCCTCCCTAACCCCGTGCTCTCGCCCGCCAtatttagggttgccaccttttccCAGCAGGGCTCCAACGCCTTTAACAGAACTGAATGTCAGACAAAAATGCAGGGAGCATCAAGCCTGGCCTACTGGGACAGAGCCACGTGAGAAGCAGCATTCATACAGCCCTCTTGTTTTTGTTGCTTTTCCCATTTGATCAGCGTGAGCAGGGATGCCGAACTGCCTGTCAAGACGACAGCTGAATGCCGAGCAGAATGTGGAAGGAAAGGCAGACACATATAGCTGATATGCCTGTCACTGGCTGTTACAGGAGACATTTAAACAAGTCCCCTACACTTTCATTAGCCTGAGGCGCTGTATGTACCTTACACAGCTGCCCATGTAATGGACAAGCCTCAGATGTTCCCAACATGCCGGCTGTCAATCAAAGGAAGCAGATGTTACGATGCCACACAAACCTTCCTCTTGGCGTAAATCGCTGCCTAGAGCGGAAGCATACTTTCTCTCTGCCAACAGCTCAGCACTGCTTTCAATTAAGGAATATCAGGATGCGTTCCACACATAAAAAACCTCTCCCACTGTTACCAGACAGGGTATATagggcaggggttgccaacctctTTGGGCCAGTAggcatatttgattttttttgagCAAGTGCCTTCTGGTCACTTCTCTCCTTCTGCCCTGCCCCGTCTTTGTGGGTTGGGGGCTGGAGATACTGTTTTACAGCGATTCCTTTCCTACCTGCATGGTTCATCTCTACGGATGGGCAAACGTGTCAATTTTCATTTCtattagtttctcatttttcctgtcttCGGTTTGGCTCTTCACATTTCGGCAGCAATATCTGATTATTTTAAGGTCCTTGTAATAAATTGTTAGgcttttggtgtgaatttctcctgataaacacattattgtatgcagttttgattaaTATGCACGTGTtgcaagcattccccccccccaatgtaacgtatttttcattaatatatgcatttttaatgcaaaccttATCCTAATATAAGGTATACATTTTTGGTTACAGTACAACAGTATCATAAAATTTGGAGAATTGTGGGTTTTGAAGGAGAGCTATGTGTTGGGTTGTATATTGGTGTGAAGTACAAATGAGGCTTTCCTTATGGCTGCTTTGGGGGCTTGTAGCTGTTGCAGAATGATGTGGCCCAGATAGTGAGTAGTGCCCCTTATCAGGCGCATATCACACCAGTGCTAAGACATCTGCATTAGCTGCCTACCAAACTAGTTTTAAGGTCTGGACCAAGTTAGCCAGAAGACCGTTTTCCCCTCCCATGCCTGGTATGGACATAAATCAACAAATGGAACCTGGTTGGTTTTGCCTTGGTCTGATGATTTTTGGCTTGTGGTAACACAGAGGTGGGCTTCACTGGTAGAACCAGTGTTGTGGACTGCTCTCGCGGTTGAAATATGAGAGGCCTCATCGGCATTGGCAATCTGACAGTCCAGCTTTAGACGAACATTCCCCTGATCTGACTTGAAcctcctgttttaattgttgtctTAACTTGTTTTAATTGCCGTGCTGTTTTAATGCTGTTGTCTTATTGTACATTTTCACTGTGGATGTTTATTTTAACATTTCGATGGGAttgctttattgtgtatttagagtgtgtgtggttttattcTTGTAATAAAAGAAGCCACTCTGGAAATTAAGCAGTATAAATGATGGCGATAGTGGATGATGGATCACTACAGCTAAGCTATATACATAAAGCAGCATATTTGCTGCCCAAACCCTTTTCGGCATGGTCTGTACCACCTGCTGCAGGCAGGATTGTAGAAACTATTTACCATCACATGAAATATTCCCACGCCGGTAGCAGCTACCCAGCAATATGTGACAAATGTGAAGCCTTCCACTTGATTCAGTGGAGGAATGTAGCAAACCATTTATACCTTTGCAGAACTATGCCAAAGCGGGTTTTGGTAGCAGTCGCATCATTGCAGGTGTGTGTGAACTGGACCTCAAAGGGATCCTTCGGCATGAAGGGGGAAACAGTATTATGATGAATTGCTAATCTTAAATGAATGCAGTACATtactgaaggaaggaaggaatgcttTGCTGAACAACATACATTAAGCACCTATCAGATGTATCAAGCGCTTTTTGCTAGCGCCCATCTGGCATAACTTCAGTTCCAAATACCaacagtggaaggaaaggggaagagacCACGTTGGCACCAGCAACACACTGCAGTGAACAGAAGGACTTGTAGAGACCTCTCCATCTAGCAGACATGAGGACATGGCTGTAAGCTCTATTGCTGGAGCTCCTTTGTAACTTGCACTTTATCCCTGACCTTGCAGGTtattcccaggacattctatatcccaggacattctataaaagatctcaaagtagctgtcttaatacaaaggaatttcagaaatagactggaaagagaagtggctgaattgcaactaatcaccaaacttaaaaccatggagaaacctggtctgaacaaagacattggattcttatctcattatacatgacaaagctatctttagccatctcaccccttgcctttccctgcaagtctaattgcagccgttaacaggttttccacacctatcagctgatcacccattcccaccacccttctgagtaatacccctccccactccctcactatatttaaggatctggtgacttctgtttcagtgtatctgaagaagtgtgcatgcacacgaaagctcgtaccaagaacaaacttagttggtctctaaggtgctactggaaagaaatttttattttgtcttgcagGTTATCACACTTCTTGTTCTGTATCTCTTTAATATCCCCACCTGACTTTGCAGTCTTCGCCGTTACTCTCGAGGATCAAGTGAAACTGTGTCTCAACAACTAATGTATGCCATGGGCATCAGCACTCACTGATTTCATCCTGTTAAACAACAGCAGTGGAACTACACATTACACTTTACACATGTGTATCCTAAAGTCCAGTGCCCACATGCAGTGTGTCTGgagcacgcacgcacacgcacgcacacacacacacacacacactacagggTATTGCAGAGGGAAAGGCAAGCTGATACCTCAATTGCTCTTTCTAGGTCCCCCTAACGGAAGACGTGGCCATCAGGGCTCTAGCACACTAGCAGTTGTACCCTGTGCAAGAAATTATTGTGTGGAGTCCATTGCTCATTTAGACTCTGAGCTATGGCATATGGCACTGCTGATTTTGGGCTGCAATCCAAATCATTCCTTACTTTGAAAaaaaattccactgaaatcaatggaagttAATTCTGAGTAAAAAACTATATAagttgacgtgtgtgtgtgtgtgtagccagaCATACTGAGGAGCTATTTGACAACGCAAATCCACATGGTGTAAAACCTTGAGTCATACCACAAAATTGCTGACAGGACTGATGATTTTTAATAGTGAGTAAAACATCTCACAAGTCACACtagagtaaaaaataaataaattacaaggtTGGAGAGCAACTCTTGACATGGCCTAATTTGAGCACTAACACCAAACAAGTCTGCATTAGATTGGAAATTTTCTTCACAGTAAAGATCAATAAATGCAATTATTTGGCCTTAAACCTCATGAATTCTGAAGAGGCTCTTGGCTTACTTAGAGAATAAATGCTGTTTTATTCTATGTCAAAGCTGATTGGAATAACAGTCACCTCAAGACCATATCAACAAGAATTAAACCTTTCACAAACGCTTCAGGGCTTTGATTTATTAAAAGGGTGCCTCAGAGACAGAGAAAAAGAATGCTTCCTGAAATAGTGGGTTGTGCCATGACTaaaagctttgtgtgtgtgtcaaaaatgGATGGAGGGGGCTGCATGcacaaaatatttcttttctttctttaaacacACACTGACAACATTTGAAAATAACGTGGTCTGAAGGACTGGAAATGAGCCTTGTGCTTGTTTGCTCCCTTTTCTCTTGCCTGGCTTAATGAACCACTTCCCAGTTtgatcaaaccatagtttatcattATGTGAACTGTGGTTTGAGTGAGCTTTCCAAACCAAGATTGCAAAACCACAGTTTGATCCTAGTTTGCAATTTTTGATTTGGACAGATCCTTGAAACAATAGTTTGCTGACTCTGTTATAACAGTGAACTATAGTTtgatcaatcaaacaaacatgaAAGTTATTCATTATGATGAACATGCAAGGGGAGCAGAGATGTGGAAAGTGCAGAGGGGAGAAAGGAGCACACAAAGGGAAAAGTGAATACGTACCTCCTTTGCTAGAGGTGTACGTGTGAGGAGGTGTAATCTTTTTCCCCCCAACaaattttattgagttttataaACAAGGATCATAGGAATAATAAACGATACAAATAAATAGACCAAGTCTTCTcgtgtcatttgtatatcacaaacgTAGCATAATAAATTTGTAGTAATACCTACAGAatatggttcattattagtggtcaatgtaaaAGTTCTCGGTTCATGAAatggtttaaacaaaaacaaaaaagaggataGAACAAAGCTGACAAATAATATTCAAAATCACATAGCTAAAAATTTAATCAGAATTTAATCAGTTGTGCTTAGATTTTGCATGAGTGTGAGAAGGTGTAATCTGTCTGAGGTTAGTTTTGCTATTTTcggttttatgtttgtttgtttgtttcttttagttTATACTGTGTTTATTTTCTATTGCTGTTTTACTCAGTTTTAGAATATGTATTGATATATAGTGATGTGTGGCATAGTGGtaagagtgccagactaggacctagaAGGCCAAGGTTCAACTTCTGAATTGGTCATGTAgttgactgggtgaccttgggccagtcactgcctttgaTCCTCACCTTACTCTCAGAGATTAAATGAGGGGCAGAACCATGAATGCCACTTTGTGTTCCTtggatgggaaggaaggaaggaaggaaggaaggaaggaaggaaggaaggaaggaaggaaggagagagagagagagagagagagagagagagagagggaagaaagaaagaaagaaagaaagaaagaaagaaagaaagaaagaaagaaagaaagaaagaaagaaagaaatgttgtacaccacctcaTGGTTGTATCATGAAGCTTGCTATAGAAATAACACCTGCCAATGATACAATATTATCTCATGAGCTAAAGCTGTGCCCAAGCTGACATTTTGAACGCATGTAGTTCAGTAGTCTCATAATAGGACATTTTTATGACTGTTAGTCAAAACTTGGGACAAGATGTTAACTCATAATACAAGGCAGTACTCCATCCCAGAGTAAACAAAAcagaaggatggatggatggattgatatTTTCATCAGCAATCAGCCATTGCAATTTGTGTACAAAgtacaaacatacaaacacaacTAAGCAGATAAAATTGTCAAATTTAAAAGCATATGAAGTAAAACTCACGACAGCATGGTCATGGGCCTTATTTTAACAGCAGCTACTAGATGTTGtgcacagtggtggagcttcatgctccagcaccaggtggtggagagcaggcaggggtgtcaGCAGTAATCAGCTGAATGCACAGGAAGAGGTAATAGTATTAACAATAGGGTGACACCACACAGTATATCCCTATACAGTATATAGGGCTACTATATCAAGACTTAAAACAGATAGaaatgttttggtttggtttttttactttAGGACCTGCTTTTAGTAGGTCCAGGTTGGCTGAATCTATTTGTGAAAAGATAAAACCACCCGGAATTGCATATGAGGTCAAATGCTACTTCATTGCATGAAGCGGTGCCCTTTTCAGACTGCGTCAGCAAAATCTAGTCTTTTGCCTGTAgccatttttctccctctgcctGTTGCTTCCTGCCATGCACACAGCGATACAGAATGGACGCTCTCATTGCTAATGGAAACAGACCCTTCAACCAGCACGTGCAAATTCCTCCCCTTTTGAAGTAACGGGATCAAAGCATTGACACATGACAGTGCAGAGAGGATGCAGGAGGAATATAAAATAGATTCAAGGCACAGGCATCAGGGAAATGGCTTTTAAATGGACACCAGCTCTATGTAAGCTTGTGCGACAGAGCCAGGATGTTACTGTTATCTCTGCTTGTTGTATTAACTCCCCCTCTCACTCGGTAGCATCTTGCCTCCAGATGCATCTGGGGAGTGAAGTGTTTATAGATGCTCGATTCACCTGAGCCATTGAGAATGGGGGAAGATATGTCACTCTGGCTGCAGatacactatgcatttaaagcacacccacccaccccaaaaaaatatcctgggaacagtagtttgttaaaggtattgagacctgtagctctgtgaggggtaaactacagctttGTGGGGAAACGTGTGGTTACACCACACAACAAATCTGTCATGATCGCATCCTCTGGAAAGCTGGTGTTATCGTATCTATCACACAGGTCTTCCTGAAACATGTGTCTGggccacttcacacattacatttttattGTATCCCCAGGAATGGGCATGCAGAGCCATACTGTCTCTGACACTGGAAGCTGAACATAGCCATCCTGACTAGTTTTGTGGGAACCTGTCAGGGACTAGGCAGAGTAGGAGGACactggagagggggaggggggtgtcagggactgggcagagaagaAATGGTGGAGGCCACCTCCCCAaactgacccttccagggaggtggaagaggaagacagtatagatttacaacaggggtttgcaggAGTTCACAGAtcagaggcaggtgagggggaaagatgggaaataatgggagagccgGAGCAGCAGCtagctgacacattgtcattagaaagcattccagaccctccatctcccagaacccagtgagccttaaaagtaggagagcaaagagctcaaagacagagggcacttagctgCACCCGTAAAGAAGGCgatgatgatgacgaatgagAAAGTAGGAGAGACCGGGGGGTGGAGATGCACTCAggatgccattatccaagaggctgggttctatagcctctctctgtaaagtctgaaataaaaaagaactgTAAGAAATTTtaccttgtctttatactttcctgggcaaccgcTGAAAGCATGCTGACGGAACCCTTGGCATGGAGTCTTCTGGAGGTCCACTCATATCAGTGTCTCCCATATTGGTGGGCAGCCCCTTCCCTTCTCATCCTAGTTATTGGAAGAAGGTAGGTGGGCAGGCTTTCCAGAGCAGGAGGGCAGTCGAAAGAATGGGACCTGCCTGAGGGGTGCCATTGTAATAGGATCGCTCCAAGATATCACATCTGATCACAATAGCAACCACTGAGCATAAACTGAAACACCAGAAAAGGGTATTCAATGCACTGGCATCACCAATGGTGGGCCTTAGCAGCTGTCAAGAAGAACCACCTGGTAATACACAACTTGATTTGAGGGTTAAGGTTAGTGTCATAAGCTACCTGTCTAAAATCACAGCCTCCCAGGAAATACCTTTGGGCACCTTTCCTTTGGAATTGCATGTAACCAATATAAATTCCCATCAGTGTGTCCATTCTAGGGTCTAGGTGTATCTCCTCATGATTTAGACCTGCTTTTCACTGGCCATTAGTTTGGTGTCAGCATCACAGTTTGAAGTTTTCCTTTAGTTCTTTTATGGACTGGTAAAATATTCTTTATACGGGTACTTCTCCCCCTGTGCTTCTTGTGCTTCTTGCCTATGGCCTGAACGCAGCCGCTGCCGCAGagactctctttccctctttccaccAAGAAGAATGAAAAATATGTAGAAAAGCCCTTAAAGCTGGTTTTAAAGGTGGGAGGAAATGAAGTCACAGAACTTTCCACTCAGAGCTCAGTACATGATTCAGCCCTATATGAAGACAAAAATGACCATGAGAAACACAAagacaagaaaaggaagaagaggaaaaaagcagcaaagcaagttcctggagaagaaaaggaaaaaagaaagagaaaaggaaaggatgATAAGAAGAAGCGAGATAGGGACCGTGTGATGAaattgaaggagaaagagaa
Above is a window of Lacerta agilis isolate rLacAgi1 chromosome 3, rLacAgi1.pri, whole genome shotgun sequence DNA encoding:
- the LOC117044638 gene encoding LOW QUALITY PROTEIN: bromodomain-containing protein 7-like (The sequence of the model RefSeq protein was modified relative to this genomic sequence to represent the inferred CDS: inserted 2 bases in 1 codon; deleted 2 bases in 1 codon); this encodes MMTNEKPLPQRLSFPLSTKKNEKYVEKPLKLVLKVGGNEVTELSTQSSVHDSALYEDKNDHEKHKDKKRKKRKKAAKQVPGEEKEKRKRKGKDDKKKRDRDRDEIEGERELKCQTPLRLDLPPEKPLAXADWQEVEQTPLQEALNQLVRQLQRKDPNAFFSFPVTDFIAPGYSMIIKRPMDFSTMKEKLKNNGCQRHGAIFAYQH